In Cryptomeria japonica chromosome 10, Sugi_1.0, whole genome shotgun sequence, a genomic segment contains:
- the LOC131859076 gene encoding linamarin synthase 1-like, whose protein sequence is MSSSNCKSKMPHALLIPIPAQGHINPMMHLAWKLISDGFLITFLNTEASHERMIKAKKNKDMHHNSERIRMISVPGGLTTEVVRAENQDHGASVFFADVENTLGPSVIDKLIREINEKDEEQKITCIIADVWTCFGLHKVAELHHISLAALHTSLVSTFAIRFFCPKLVSLGLLPSDGIPKEDTIQKYLPSMPPLHSAHLPWLFGGEYMFRHGIRMGKESAKIEWILFNTFYELAPGVADDLSKEVGVYPIGPLISPEFLDDDREISTMATPSFWEDDMECLEWLEKQDKQSVIYVAFGSMAIWNNRQVEEIALGLEGTQRPFLWVVRLDGMNEVSTVLPAGFLDRVRDRGFIVSWAPQLRVLSHPSIACFVSHCGWNSVQESITMGVPILCWPYFADQFLNSTYVVDVWKVGLRLEANNDGLVEKEEIRKVIERLVATEEGRAIRGEMEKWSSTAKNAVKEAGSSSTNYKLFVNAMIKFGG, encoded by the exons ATGAGTTCCAGTAACTGCAAATCTAAGATGCCTCACGCCCTTCTCATTCCTATTCCTGCACAGGGTCACATAAACCCCATGATGCACCTCGCTTGGAAGCTCATCTCTgatggattcctcatcactttcctTAACACCGAAGCCAGTCATGAGAGAATGATTAAAGCCAAGAAGAACAAAGACATGCATCATAACAGCGAAAGGATCAGGATGATTTCTGTTCCTGGAGGACTGACGACAGAGGTAGTACGCGCGGAGAATCAAGACCATGGTGCCTCAGTTTTTTTTGCAGATGTTGAAAATACTCTTGGGCCTTCTGTAATTGACAAACTCATTCGGGAAATAAACGAGAAAGATGAAGAGCAGAAAATCACTTGCATAATAGCAGATGTCTGGACGTGCTTTGGTCTGCACAAAGTGGCCGAACTCCATCATATTTCGCTTGCTGCTTTGCATACGTCTCTTGTTTCCACCTTCGCCATCCGCTTCTTCTGTCCCAAGCTCGTCTCCCTAGGGCTTCTTCCTTCCGATG GTATTCCAAAGGAGGATACGATTCAAAAGTATCTTCCCTCTATGCCGCCGCTGCACTCTGCTCATCTCCCATGGTTATTCGGGGGTGAGTACATGTTTCGTCATGGGATTCGAATGGGAAAAGAATCGGCTAAGATCGAATGGATCCTGTTCAACACGTTTTACGAGCTAGCACCTGGTGTAGCTGATGATTTGTCCAAAGAAGTGGGTGTTTATCCCATTGGTCCATTGATTTCTCCCGAGTTTCTGGACGACGACAGAGAGATATCGACCATGGCGACCCCAAGCTTTTGGGAAGATGACATGGAATGCTTGGAGTGGTTAGAAAAACAGGATAAGCAATCTGTGATCTATGTGGCTTTTGGGAGTATGGCTATTTGGAATAACCGGCAAGTAGAAGAGATTGCTCTGGGGTTGGAGGGTACCCAGAGACCATTTCTGTGGGTTGTGCGTTTGGATGGAATGAATGAGGTCAGTACCGTTCTGCCTGCGGGGTTCTTGGATCGGGTTAGAGACAGAGGTTTTATAGTTTCTTGGGCTCCACAGTTAAGGGTATTGTCTCATCCTTCCATAGCTTGTTTTGTGAGCCACTGTGGATGGAACTCTGTACAAGAGAGCATCACCATGGGAGTTCCGATACTCTGCTGGCCTTACTTCGCCGATCAGTTTCTGAACAGCACATATGTTGTAGATGTGTGGAAGGTGGGGCTGCGTTTGGAAGCCAATAATGATGGGTTAGTGGAGAAAGAGGAGATTAGAAAAGTAATTGAGAGATTAGTTGCTACGGAAGAAGGCAGGGCAATCAGAGGAGAAATGGAAAAATGGAGTAGCACGGCGAAGAATGCAGTGAAAGAAGCGGGGTCGTCTTCCACAAACTATAAGCTGTTTGTCAATGCCATGATAAA GTTTGGTGGATGA
- the LOC131858908 gene encoding linamarin synthase 1-like: MSACLEKTSSGNCKTKMPHALLIPFPAQGHINPMMQLAWKLVSDGFFITFLNTDVNHQRIIKANKDKDMQNNGDKIRMISVPGGLPPKVRRGENAKHAAVKFFGDVENWFAPSVIDKVVQDINDNDEEQKLTCIIVDVWMCFGLQKVAELHHISLAAFHTSLVSTFAIRYFSPKLVSLGILPSDGIPEDDMVQKYLPSMPPLQSAHLPWFSGGEYLFRHGIRMAKEVAKIEWILFNTIYELEGGVADDLSREMGVFPIGPLIFPEFLNGDRKISTTASIWEDNMECLEWLEKQCEQSVIYVSFGSHGILNNQQVEELALGLEETQRPFLWVVHSDVMNGTTGGLPAGFLDRVDDRGCIVSWAPQLRVLSHPSIACFVTHCGWNSVQESITMGVPMLCWPHFGDQFINSTYVVHVWKVGLPLKLNNDGLIEKEEFRRAIERLVATEEGRAIREEMKKWNSIARNTVKEGGLSSTN; the protein is encoded by the exons ATGTCTGCTTGTTTGGAAAAGACGAGTTCCGGTAACTGTAAAACAAAGATGCCCCATGCCCTTCTCATTCCATTTCCTGCACAGGGTCACATAAATCCCATGATGCAACTTGCTTGGAAGCTCGTCTCTGATGGATTTTTCATCACCTTCCTCAACACCGACGTCAATCATCAGAGAATAATTAAGGCCAACAAGGACAAAGACATGCAAAATAACGGCGATAAGATCAGAATGATTTCTGTTCCTGGAGGACTGCCGCCCAAGGTACGCCGCGGGGAGAACGCAAAACATGCCGCCGTAAAATTTTTCGGGGATGTTGAAAATTGGTTCGCGCCTTCTGTAATTGACAAAGTTGTTCAAGACATAAACGACAATGATGAAGAGCAGAAACTTACTTGCATTATAGTAGATGTCTGGATGTGCTTTGGTCTGCAGAAAGTGGCTGAACTCCATCATATATCGCTGGCGGCTTTTCATACATCTCTTGTTTCCACCTTCGCCATCCGCTACTTCAGTCCCAAGCTTGTCTCACTTGGGATTCTTCCTTCCGATG GCATTCCAGAGGACGATATGGTTCAAAAGTATCTTCCATCTATGCCGCCACTGCAGTCTGCTCATCTGCCATGGTTTTCCGGAGGTGAATACTTGTTTAGGCACGGGATTCGCATGGCAAAAGAAGTGGCTAAGATCGAATGGATCCTGTTCAACACGATTTACGAGCTAGAAGGTGGTGTAGCTGATGATTTGTCCAGAGAAATGGGCGTGTTTCCCATAGGTCCCTTAATTTTCCCCGAGTTTCTGAACGGCGACAGAAAGATATCGACCACGGCAAGCATTTGGGAAGATAACATGGAATGTTTGGAGTGGTTAGAAAAACAGTGTGAGCAATCTGTCATCTATGTGTCTTTTGGAAGTCATGGAATTTTGAATAACCAGCAAGTGGAAGAGCTTGCTTTGGGGCTGGAAGAAACACAGAGACCATTTCTGTGGGTTGTGCACTCGGATGTAATGAATGGGACCACTGGCGGTCTGCCTGCGGGATTCCTGGATCGGGTTGACGATAGAGGTTGCATAGTATCTTGGGCTCCACAGTTAAGGGTGTTGTCGCATCCTTCCATAGCTTGTTTTGTGACCCACTGTGGATGGAATTCTGTACAGGAGAGCATCACCATGGGAGTTCCGATGCTATGCTGGCCTCATTTCGGCGATCAATTCATCAACAGCACATATGTTGTACATGTCTGGAAAGTGGGGCTGCCTTTGAAACTCAATAATGATGGGTTAATAGAGAAAGAGGAATTTAGGAGAGCGATTGAGAGATTAGTTGCTACAGAAGAAGGCAGGGCAATCAGAGAAGAAATGAAAAAATGGAATAGCATAGCAAGGAATACAGTGAAAGAAGGGGGATTGTCTTCCACCAACTAG
- the LOC131859678 gene encoding anthocyanidin 3-O-glucosyltransferase 7-like yields MAVCQDLLRTSARLEKMSAGNRKTMMPHALLIPLPAQGHINPMMHLAWKLVSDGFFITFLSTEHSHQRMIEANKDKVIHHNSERIRMISVPGGQPLEVARGENQINNIDKFLRSVENALGPSVIDKLIQDINEKDEEQKVTCIIADVWTCCGLQPVAELHRVSLAVLNTSLVSTFAIRYFSPKLISLGILPSDGIPKEDTTQTYLPSMPPLQSAHLPWLTGGEYIFRYGNRIGKEAAKIEWVLFNTFYELETGVVDDLSREVGVYPIGPLISPEFLDCERKTSTPSFWEDDMECLEWLDKHSEQSVIYVSFGSHAILNYRQVEELALGLEATQRPFLWVVRADLMDGATAVLPAGFLDRVKDRGCIVSWAPQLRVLSHPSIACFVTHCGWNSVQESITMGVPMICWPYFGDQFLNSTYIVHVWKVGLPLKANNDGLIEKEEFRGAIERLVATEEGKAVREETRKWNSIAKNTVKEGGFSSTSYTRFVKAMMKCVNEMGGG; encoded by the exons ATGGCTGTATGCCAAGACTTGCTAAGAACATCCGCTCGTCTGGAAAAAATGAGTGCCGGTAATCGCAAAACTATGATGCCTCATGCCCTCCTCATTCCTCTTCCTGCACAGGGCCACATAAATCCCATGATGCACCTCGCCTGGAAGCTTGTCTCTGATGGATTCTTCATCACCTTCCTCAGCACAGAACATAGCCATCAACGAATGATTGAAGCAAACAAGGACAAAGTCATTCATCATAACAGCGAAAGGATCAGAATGATTTCTGTTCCTGGAGGACAGCCGCTCGAGGTCGCCCGGGGAGAGAACCAAATCAATAACATAGATAAATTTTTGAGGTCAGTGGAAAATGCGCTTGGGCCTTCTGTAATTGATAAGCTTATTCAAGACATAAACGAGAAAGATGAAGAGCAGAAAGTGACTTGCATAATAGCAGATGTCTGGACGTGCTGTGGTCTGCAGCCAGTAGCTGAACTCCATCGTGTCTCTCTAGCCGTTTTAAATACATCGCTTGTTTCCACCTTCGCCATCCGCTACTTCAGTCCAAAGCTTATCTCCCTTGGGATTCTTCCTTCCGATG GTATTCCAAAGGAGGATACGACACAAACATATCTTCCTTCCATGCCGCCGCTACAGTCTGCTCATCTGCCATGGTTAACCGGAGGTGAATACATTTTTCGGTACGGGAATCGCATAGGAAAAGAAGCGGCTAAGATCGAATGGGTTCTGTTCAACACGTTCTACGAGCTAGAAACTGGTGTAGTTGACGATTTGTCCAGAGAAGTGGGTGTGTATCCCATTGGTCCCTTAATTTCTCCCGAGTTTCTGGACTGCGAAAGAAAGACATCGACCCCAAGTTTTTGGGAAGATGACATGGAATGTTTGGAGTGGTTGGATAAACACAGTGAGCAATCTGTCATCTATGTGTCTTTTGGCAGTCATGCAATTTTGAATTACCGGCAAGTGGAAGAGCTTGCTCTGGGGTTGGAGGCTACCCAGAGACCATTTCTGTGGGTTGTGCGGGCGGATCTAATGGATGGGGCCACTGCCGTTTTACCTGCGGGGTTCCTGGATCGGGTTAAAGATAGAGGTTGCATAGTTTCTTGGGCTCCACAGTTAAGGGTGTTGTCTCATCCTTCCATAGCTTGTTTTGTGACCCACTGTGGATGGAACTCTGTACAGGAGAGCATCACCATGGGAGTTCCCATGATCTGTTGGCCATATTTCGGTGATCAGTTTCTTAACAGCACATATATTGTACATGTTTGGAAGGTGGGTCTGCCTTTGAAAGCCAACAATGATGGGTTAATAGAGAAAGAGGAGTTTAGGGGAGCGATTGAGAGATTAGTTGCTACAGAAGAAGGCAAGGCAGTCAGAGAAGAAACGAGAAAATGGAACAGCATAGCAAAGAATACGGTGAAAGAAGGGGGGTTTTCATCTACCAGTTATACTCGATTTGTCAAAGCTATGATGAAATGTGTGAACGAAATGGGAGGTGGGTGA